One genomic region from Spirosoma sp. KCTC 42546 encodes:
- a CDS encoding tetratricopeptide repeat protein has product MQKLSVTVLILVFCLITRLSSAQQTAADYFNEGIQKSNAKDYPGALQAFSTAIILNPENAPSYYNRALAKISLNDIQGANLDLDQSLELNPGDANAYLYRGLNRTRQEDFRGAMQDFNRAIELNPTDALLYYQRGLCRLQINYINSALADFNKAATLSPTDVNILTARGNCKMQLNDYKGALADFALTLEKAPNKTQALAGRGYARFKLEDYKGAMADFNRAIELSKDEAELYYHRGLVKTRLGEFENAVADFDKTVQLNPTHYKALFSRGFCKSRTGGAKQAIADIDKSIEMGTVSNQNKAYYSDFITASTLSLFGSIVQDRYRVTELADDRSDAYLVRGILKNSNGEGKSALQDLNRAVELNPTNAEAYFIRGMVRSSLGDQKGSLIDCNSTIKLNPRHAEAYYLRGIIRYDSGDESNACIDMSRAGELGYSQAYKVIGAKCNSIQRATALK; this is encoded by the coding sequence GCGAAAGATTATCCCGGTGCTTTACAGGCCTTTTCCACAGCTATTATTCTTAACCCTGAAAATGCACCGAGTTACTACAACCGTGCTTTAGCAAAAATTAGTTTAAATGACATTCAGGGTGCCAACCTTGATCTTGACCAATCTCTTGAACTTAACCCTGGCGATGCCAATGCGTATCTTTACCGTGGCTTAAATCGCACTCGGCAGGAAGACTTCCGGGGAGCTATGCAGGATTTTAATCGGGCCATTGAACTCAACCCCACCGATGCCTTATTGTACTACCAGCGGGGGTTGTGCCGATTACAGATCAACTATATTAACAGTGCACTCGCCGACTTCAATAAAGCAGCTACCTTATCCCCGACAGATGTTAATATTCTAACCGCTCGTGGCAATTGCAAAATGCAATTGAACGACTATAAAGGTGCTTTAGCTGACTTTGCACTTACGCTTGAAAAGGCCCCTAACAAAACGCAGGCATTAGCCGGGCGTGGTTATGCTCGTTTTAAACTGGAAGATTACAAAGGTGCAATGGCCGACTTTAACCGAGCCATCGAACTCAGTAAAGACGAAGCCGAGCTTTATTATCATCGTGGTTTGGTAAAAACCCGACTGGGTGAGTTTGAGAACGCCGTGGCTGATTTTGATAAAACGGTACAGTTAAATCCTACCCACTATAAAGCGCTATTTAGCCGGGGGTTCTGTAAAAGTCGCACAGGCGGTGCCAAACAGGCTATTGCCGATATTGATAAGTCTATTGAAATGGGGACCGTTAGCAATCAGAATAAAGCGTACTACAGCGACTTCATCACGGCCAGTACGTTGTCACTTTTTGGTTCTATCGTTCAGGATCGCTATCGGGTAACGGAATTAGCTGATGATCGCTCGGATGCCTATTTAGTGCGAGGTATTCTTAAAAACTCGAATGGGGAAGGAAAATCGGCTCTACAGGACCTTAATCGAGCAGTTGAGCTAAATCCTACCAACGCTGAAGCCTATTTCATACGGGGAATGGTTCGCTCATCGCTTGGCGATCAGAAAGGATCACTGATTGATTGCAACAGTACCATCAAATTGAATCCACGTCATGCGGAAGCCTATTATCTGCGTGGTATTATTCGCTATGATTCAGGGGATGAGTCTAATGCCTGCATTGACATGAGCCGGGCGGGTGAACTAGGCTACTCTCAGGCTTATAAGGTAATTGGTGCCAAGTGCAACAGTATACAACGGGCTACGGCTTTAAAATAG
- a CDS encoding VanZ family protein, giving the protein MRISLTVFRWLAIVWTIIMLLGCLTPHADLPGELVTFNDKFMHVVIFAPFALLWILAGFRMSYVLVAGVLFGGLIEVLQYVLPINRSADWIDLLADAAGTVVGVFMAWAVHKTYKTIDS; this is encoded by the coding sequence ATGAGAATTTCCTTAACTGTATTTCGATGGCTGGCTATTGTCTGGACCATCATCATGCTACTAGGCTGTCTTACTCCTCATGCTGATTTGCCGGGTGAATTGGTGACGTTTAATGATAAATTTATGCACGTCGTCATATTTGCCCCTTTTGCTCTATTATGGATATTAGCAGGTTTTCGGATGAGCTATGTGCTGGTTGCTGGAGTCTTGTTCGGGGGGCTTATTGAAGTATTACAGTACGTATTGCCCATCAACCGGAGTGCCGATTGGATTGATTTATTAGCCGATGCAGCGGGTACTGTTGTAGGGGTGTTTATGGCATGGGCCGTTCATAAAACGTACAAAACTATAGATTCGTAG
- the gldF gene encoding gliding motility-associated ABC transporter permease subunit GldF, whose protein sequence is MLAIFRKEINQFFSSPIAYIIMGVFLTAVGLLLWVFPDTSLLENGYADMGTFFNLTPYLLLFLVPAITMRSIADEVRSGTLEWLLTKPVSGWGIVGGKFLASWLLVVITLLPTLVYYYSLYQLGSPVGNIDSAGVFGSYLGLVLLAGVFVAIGLWASSFNDNQVVAFVLGAFFCFLLYVGLGALAGLSLLGGLSYYLSLFALDEQYRALGRGVIDSRNVIYLLSLLVLFLFLTTNRLKSTL, encoded by the coding sequence GTGCTGGCCATTTTTCGTAAAGAAATCAATCAATTCTTCTCATCGCCCATTGCTTATATAATCATGGGCGTGTTTCTGACAGCCGTTGGGTTGTTGCTGTGGGTGTTTCCTGATACAAGCCTGCTCGAAAATGGGTATGCCGATATGGGTACGTTTTTCAATCTGACACCCTATCTACTGTTATTTCTGGTACCTGCCATTACAATGCGTTCCATAGCCGATGAAGTGCGTTCGGGTACACTTGAATGGCTACTCACCAAACCTGTTAGTGGATGGGGTATTGTAGGTGGAAAATTCCTGGCGAGCTGGTTGCTTGTGGTTATCACGCTCCTGCCTACTTTAGTCTATTATTATTCCCTCTATCAACTCGGTTCACCAGTTGGCAATATCGACTCCGCCGGCGTATTTGGCTCATACCTTGGACTGGTGTTGCTGGCCGGTGTATTTGTCGCTATTGGCCTATGGGCATCATCATTTAATGATAACCAGGTAGTGGCCTTTGTACTGGGTGCGTTTTTCTGCTTTCTACTGTATGTTGGTCTCGGTGCTCTGGCAGGTTTATCATTGCTCGGCGGGTTATCGTACTACCTGTCATTGTTTGCGCTGGATGAACAGTATAGGGCGCTGGGCAGAGGAGTGATTGATAGTCGGAATGTTATTTATTTGCTTAGCTTACTTGTTTTGTTTCTCTTTTTGACGACCAATCGGCTAAAATCAACCTTATGA
- a CDS encoding DUF4199 domain-containing protein yields the protein MNNQTSTARVALKWGLITGITLVLYSTILYTLDQATNRGLSLVIYGILIVGLILGMREYRSANEGYMSFGDGMSLGTLLSAIAGFLSSLFTIFYTNIIDPGFQERLTEQVREQMEEQGNMSDEQVDQAVDMMQKFQSPGITFAVGIFMTILIGVIFSLVIAAFIRKNKTNPFE from the coding sequence ATGAATAACCAGACTTCTACCGCCCGTGTTGCCCTAAAATGGGGGCTTATAACTGGCATTACCTTGGTTCTCTACTCAACCATTCTGTATACACTCGATCAGGCAACTAACCGTGGGCTTAGTCTCGTTATTTATGGTATTCTGATTGTTGGTCTGATCCTGGGCATGCGCGAATACCGATCTGCCAATGAAGGGTATATGAGTTTTGGAGATGGTATGAGCCTGGGCACCCTGTTATCTGCCATTGCCGGGTTCCTATCGTCCTTGTTCACGATCTTTTATACGAACATTATTGATCCTGGCTTTCAGGAACGCTTAACCGAGCAGGTTCGTGAACAGATGGAAGAGCAAGGAAACATGTCTGATGAGCAGGTTGATCAGGCAGTTGACATGATGCAAAAATTTCAAAGCCCAGGGATAACATTTGCCGTTGGTATCTTCATGACCATTCTGATAGGTGTTATTTTCTCACTGGTTATAGCCGCTTTCATACGCAAAAACAAAACCAATCCGTTTGAATAG
- a CDS encoding DUF4199 domain-containing protein encodes MKSILNYFGHPLLKIPLLAGLLTGVLCFLYFLALYAIGIPALGNIRVLDYGIHIIVMVATVWYYRKYIGHGRLHLWEGLTIGYVLNTVAALVTGWLIYLFVTQIDPGVFAEYIVNSKKLLLDGKKQLTDQFGPETFAEQWDKTIKMTPSVLLPDELTKKTALAVLPVLIISLIFRKQDYSVLQ; translated from the coding sequence ATGAAAAGTATTCTGAATTATTTTGGGCATCCGTTGTTGAAAATTCCGCTCCTGGCCGGATTGCTGACGGGTGTTTTGTGCTTTCTGTATTTTCTGGCTTTGTATGCCATTGGTATCCCCGCTCTGGGTAATATTCGGGTACTGGATTACGGCATTCATATCATTGTTATGGTGGCCACAGTCTGGTATTATCGAAAATATATTGGTCATGGTCGACTGCATTTGTGGGAAGGCCTGACCATTGGTTATGTTCTGAATACGGTTGCGGCTTTAGTAACGGGCTGGCTCATTTATCTGTTTGTGACTCAAATTGATCCGGGTGTATTTGCGGAATATATCGTTAACTCGAAGAAGCTATTACTGGATGGTAAGAAACAGCTTACAGACCAGTTTGGTCCTGAAACCTTTGCCGAGCAATGGGATAAAACGATCAAAATGACGCCGTCAGTCCTGCTTCCCGACGAACTGACGAAAAAAACAGCCTTAGCCGTGCTGCCTGTGCTTATTATTTCGCTTATTTTCCGAAAACAGGACTACAGCGTTTTACAGTAA
- a CDS encoding dihydroorotase family protein — MQFLIRSARVVDTASPLDGQVVDILVENGLIRQLGQNLSVGSDYRIIESDNLHVSPGWVDMRVLAQDPGYEHKEDLTSVCRAAAAGGFTDIAVLPNTQPVIDDKGTLGYVRRMAEGQPVNVHVIAAVTKKAAGDDFTEMLDLHHAGAVAFSDGTHPLQNPDLLLKTLQYLQPINGLLMNRPEEQLLTRFGQMHEGIQSTLLGLKGMPALAEELLVERDLRLLDYVLGARSMEQSETTASNSLGAGPRAPSPLHPVLHFSTLSTARSVELIRQAKAQGMPVSCDVAVHQLVFDDSALSGFDTNLKVNPPFRSSTDVAALWAGLADGTIDAIVSDHSPQDAESKNLEFDQAEFGIIGLETVFAALVTHNQGLPLLQLIEKLTSNPRAILRLPDVTIAEGQSASLTLFDPTATWRYERTLSKSKNSPFLGQSFTGRVVGTVHHGQFKPTT; from the coding sequence ATGCAATTTCTAATCCGTTCTGCCCGTGTTGTTGATACTGCATCGCCCCTGGATGGGCAGGTGGTTGATATTCTGGTTGAAAACGGCCTGATTCGTCAGCTTGGCCAAAACTTGTCTGTTGGTTCTGACTACAGGATCATTGAGTCGGACAATCTGCATGTGTCACCGGGTTGGGTCGATATGCGTGTATTGGCACAAGACCCTGGCTACGAGCATAAAGAAGACCTGACCAGCGTATGTAGGGCGGCAGCCGCCGGTGGTTTTACCGATATTGCCGTGTTGCCCAACACGCAGCCGGTAATAGACGATAAGGGAACGCTGGGGTACGTCCGACGAATGGCCGAAGGGCAACCTGTGAACGTTCATGTGATTGCGGCTGTAACAAAAAAAGCGGCTGGCGATGACTTTACGGAAATGCTGGACCTGCATCATGCCGGAGCCGTTGCGTTTTCTGATGGGACACACCCACTCCAGAATCCTGATCTGCTGCTCAAAACACTCCAATATCTGCAACCGATTAACGGCTTGCTCATGAATCGGCCCGAAGAGCAGCTACTGACTCGATTTGGCCAAATGCATGAAGGGATTCAAAGTACATTGCTTGGCCTCAAGGGAATGCCCGCTTTAGCGGAAGAGCTACTTGTTGAGCGCGATTTACGATTGCTGGACTACGTGCTCGGAGCCCGGAGCATGGAGCAGAGTGAAACAACAGCTTCAAATTCGCTGGGCGCTGGGCCCCGTGCTCCGAGCCCCCTGCACCCAGTATTACACTTCTCCACCCTATCTACTGCCCGGTCGGTTGAACTGATCCGGCAGGCGAAAGCACAGGGGATGCCTGTAAGTTGCGATGTGGCGGTTCACCAGTTAGTGTTTGATGACTCGGCCTTATCGGGTTTCGATACGAATTTAAAAGTAAACCCACCCTTTCGATCATCAACGGATGTGGCTGCCCTTTGGGCAGGCTTAGCTGATGGGACGATTGACGCAATTGTATCTGATCATTCACCCCAGGATGCCGAGAGTAAAAATCTGGAATTCGACCAAGCTGAATTTGGTATCATTGGGCTGGAAACGGTCTTTGCTGCCCTTGTAACGCACAATCAGGGCTTACCGCTGTTGCAACTCATAGAGAAACTCACGAGTAACCCCCGAGCCATTCTGCGACTACCGGACGTGACTATTGCCGAAGGACAGTCGGCCAGTCTGACGCTTTTTGACCCAACTGCTACCTGGCGCTATGAGCGTACGTTGTCAAAATCCAAGAACTCCCCGTTTCTGGGGCAATCATTCACGGGCCGCGTAGTCGGAACCGTACATCATGGCCAATTTAAGCCAACCACATGA
- the gcvH gene encoding glycine cleavage system protein GcvH has protein sequence MNFPAELSYTEDHEWIRIEDDGTAVVGITEFAQNELGDIIFIDVNTVGQSLGKGEVFGAVEAVKTVSDLFLPIEGEVLELNPAIEKSPELLNSDPYGEGWIIRLKPADAGAKDGLLTADAYRELVGA, from the coding sequence ATGAATTTTCCCGCAGAACTGAGTTATACGGAGGATCACGAATGGATTCGGATCGAAGATGATGGTACAGCAGTAGTTGGTATTACTGAATTCGCGCAGAATGAGTTGGGCGATATTATTTTCATTGATGTCAATACGGTAGGTCAATCACTCGGAAAGGGGGAAGTTTTTGGTGCAGTTGAGGCTGTTAAAACGGTATCAGACTTGTTTTTACCCATCGAAGGTGAAGTACTTGAGCTGAATCCAGCCATTGAGAAAAGCCCTGAATTATTAAATAGCGATCCGTATGGCGAAGGTTGGATTATTCGTCTGAAACCTGCCGATGCGGGAGCAAAGGATGGGTTATTAACCGCTGATGCCTACCGGGAATTGGTAGGTGCCTGA
- a CDS encoding aldo/keto reductase yields MKYNPLGNTGVLVSEICLGTMTFGGNGYWKAMGELQQNAVNDIVKASIDNGINFIDTANVYSFGESERLLGQSLKSLGLSRDELVIATKVRGRMGEGKNQVGLGRLQIMQQIEGSLKRLQMDHVDLYQIHGFDPITPLEETMRGLEDVVRSGKVRYIGCSNLAAWQVMKANGIAEKNGWTKFVSTQNYYSIAGRDLENEIVPMVQDQQMGILPWSPLAGGFLSGKYTRDNKPDGDSRRLAFDFPPVNQERAYDIIEVMQTIAEAHGVSVARIALAWVLAKPGVTSVIIGAKNTDQLADNIKAVEVSLTTEQLDRLDEVSANTKPYPQWMIQRQSSDRLGAYNFSPNQSTVAK; encoded by the coding sequence ATGAAATATAATCCGCTTGGAAATACCGGTGTATTAGTCTCCGAAATCTGCCTGGGCACCATGACCTTTGGTGGAAATGGCTACTGGAAAGCTATGGGCGAACTGCAGCAGAATGCCGTCAACGACATTGTTAAAGCGTCGATAGATAATGGAATCAACTTCATTGATACGGCCAATGTCTATTCATTTGGTGAGTCAGAACGATTGCTGGGTCAATCATTGAAATCGCTCGGTTTATCGCGGGATGAGCTTGTGATTGCTACCAAAGTGCGTGGGCGAATGGGCGAAGGTAAAAATCAGGTTGGTTTAGGTCGTCTGCAAATCATGCAGCAGATAGAAGGTAGTCTGAAACGCCTTCAGATGGACCACGTTGACTTGTATCAAATTCATGGATTTGACCCCATAACACCTCTGGAAGAAACCATGCGGGGTTTGGAAGATGTGGTGAGAAGTGGCAAAGTTCGCTACATTGGCTGCTCAAATCTGGCAGCCTGGCAGGTCATGAAGGCAAATGGTATTGCTGAGAAAAACGGCTGGACAAAGTTTGTATCCACTCAGAATTACTATTCCATTGCCGGGCGCGACCTCGAAAACGAAATCGTGCCCATGGTACAGGATCAGCAGATGGGTATTTTGCCCTGGAGCCCATTGGCAGGCGGATTTTTATCTGGAAAATACACCCGCGATAACAAACCCGACGGCGATTCCCGCCGACTTGCCTTTGATTTTCCGCCCGTTAATCAGGAACGTGCATACGACATTATCGAAGTCATGCAGACCATTGCCGAAGCACATGGGGTTTCGGTAGCTCGAATCGCACTAGCCTGGGTATTGGCTAAACCGGGGGTAACAAGTGTAATTATCGGCGCTAAAAATACCGACCAGCTGGCCGATAATATAAAGGCTGTTGAAGTAAGCCTGACGACCGAGCAACTCGACCGGCTCGATGAAGTAAGTGCTAACACGAAACCCTATCCGCAGTGGATGATTCAGCGCCAGAGCAGTGACCGACTGGGGGCATATAATTTCTCACCCAATCAATCGACGGTAGCGAAGTAA
- a CDS encoding SDR family oxidoreductase has product MTKTIFITGASSGLGKAAAILFANKGWNVIATMRTPENETELTQISSIKLLPLDVTNLEQIQATARQVTARGKVDVVFNNAGYGLAGPLEGTTDEQIVKQLETNLLGVIRVTQAFIPHFRAKKSGLFISTTSIGGLVAFPFNSVYHATKWALEGWSESMSFELSKFGIGIKTVSPGGITTDFSGRSIVLTSHEAYTGQLNKVMAAFTDPARLATYSTAEQIAEVVYEAATDGRSQLRYVAGEDAKALYAQRLQVGAEVFRKVVDDRFFNE; this is encoded by the coding sequence ATGACAAAGACAATTTTTATCACTGGTGCATCGAGTGGATTGGGTAAAGCGGCAGCCATCTTGTTTGCCAACAAGGGTTGGAACGTGATTGCCACAATGCGTACGCCCGAAAACGAAACTGAGCTTACTCAAATTTCGTCCATTAAACTTTTACCCCTGGACGTTACTAATCTCGAACAGATACAAGCTACAGCTCGGCAAGTGACCGCCAGGGGTAAGGTAGATGTAGTGTTCAATAATGCAGGGTATGGACTGGCTGGGCCTTTAGAAGGCACCACCGATGAGCAGATTGTGAAACAACTGGAAACAAATCTGCTGGGCGTTATTCGGGTTACGCAGGCATTTATACCACACTTCAGAGCGAAGAAATCAGGGTTGTTTATTAGCACTACGTCGATTGGTGGACTGGTTGCATTTCCGTTTAATTCGGTATATCATGCTACAAAATGGGCCTTGGAAGGCTGGAGTGAAAGCATGTCGTTTGAATTGTCCAAGTTTGGTATTGGTATCAAAACGGTTTCTCCGGGTGGTATTACAACCGATTTTTCAGGCCGCTCAATTGTTCTGACATCCCACGAGGCCTATACTGGCCAACTCAATAAAGTAATGGCTGCCTTTACAGATCCAGCCCGCCTGGCAACTTACTCAACTGCCGAACAAATAGCCGAAGTCGTGTATGAAGCAGCTACCGATGGCAGGAGTCAATTACGGTACGTAGCTGGTGAGGATGCCAAAGCATTATATGCGCAACGCTTACAGGTAGGTGCCGAAGTGTTCAGGAAAGTAGTGGATGACCGATTTTTTAATGAGTAA
- a CDS encoding MerR family transcriptional regulator, translating to MYIRELADRTGITPDTIRFYEKLNLLQGNRQSRRGHRQYDESHVAGLLQIKFIKAMGFTLKDIQEKFVDWRAGKLTNFEKRAILAAQLQKMDEAAAEIDQVRAYLRKKIGLFPD from the coding sequence ATGTATATCCGCGAACTAGCCGACCGAACCGGTATAACACCCGACACAATTCGTTTTTATGAGAAGTTGAATTTACTACAAGGCAATCGCCAAAGTCGTCGGGGACACCGTCAGTATGACGAGTCGCACGTGGCGGGATTACTCCAGATTAAGTTTATTAAAGCTATGGGATTCACTCTCAAAGACATACAGGAGAAATTTGTAGACTGGCGAGCGGGTAAACTTACTAATTTTGAAAAACGGGCTATCCTGGCAGCACAACTTCAAAAAATGGACGAAGCAGCTGCCGAAATCGATCAGGTGAGAGCGTATTTGCGAAAAAAGATTGGCTTGTTTCCGGATTGA